Within Pseudomonas paeninsulae, the genomic segment GGGTATCACCCTGAGCGGCGCGGCACAGGCCGAAGAAAAATTCATCACCATCGGTACTGGCGGTCAGACCGGGGTTTACTACGTCGCCGGCCAATCGATCTGCCGCTTCGTCAACCGTGGCGAGCACGGCATCAAGTGCAACGCCCCGGCCAGCGGTGGTGGCGTGGCCAACGTCAATGGCCTGCGCAGCGGCGAGTTCAACTTCGGCATCATGCAGTCGGATCACCAGTTCAAGGCACTCAATGGCGTGGCGCCGTTCGAGGCTGAAGGCGCGATGGGCGACATGCGTGCGTTGTTCTCCTTGCAGAGCGAAGTCTTCACCGTTCTCGCTCGCCGCGATGCCAAGATCAGCAGTTTCGACGACCTCAAGGGCAAGCGTGTCAACGTCGGCAACCCGGGTTCCGGGCAGCGCGACACCCTCGATGAAATCATGCAGATCAAGGGTTGGGACAAGTCGGTGTTCGCCCTGTCCGCGGAGTTGAAGCCAGCCGAGCAGGCCTCTGCCCTGGGTGACAACAACATCGACGCCATGACCTACTTCGTCGGCCACCCCAATGGCGCGATCCAGGAAGCCACCACCACCACCGATGCAGTGCTGGTGCCGGTGACGGGCGCTGAGATCGACAAGCTGTTGGCCGAGAAGAGCTACTACACCAAGGCCGAAATTCCGGGTGGCGTGTACAAGGGCAACGATGCGCCGACCCCGTCGATTGGCGGCAAGGCAGTACTTTCCACCACCACCAATGCCGACCCGGAAGTGGTCTACCAGCTGGTCAAGTCGGTGTTCGACAACCTTGAGCGCTTCAAGCGCCTGCACCCGGCTTTCGCCGATCTCAAGGAAGCCGACATGATCAAGGCCGGCCTGACCGCGCCACTGCATGACGGCGCCGTGCGTTATTACAAGGAACGTGGCTGGATGTAAGCCCCCGTTCGTCGTCTGGACTTATTGGGCTACGGGCTACGCGAAGTAGCCCACTAACCTTAAGGTTGAAACAAGCCCGCGTGCTGTAAGGCTGCGGGCTTTGCCGTTCTCCGCTTTCTCGAATGCAGGTTGCAGCCCATGCATGACAAGCAACTTTTAACCGCAAAGCTGGCCAGCAAAGAGCTGTCTACCGAAGAGCTGATCGCCCAGGACGTCGGCGCACGCACCCCGGATGGCGTCATGGCCCAGGCGATCGCCGGCCTGGCGCTGCTCTGGTCGTTGTTCCAGTTGTGGATCGCCTCGCCGCTGCCGTTCCTCTTCAACTTCGGCGTGTTGAACAGCACCGAGACCCGCGCCATCCATCTGGCCTTTGCCCTGCTACTGGCGTTTCTCGCCTTTCCGGCGTTCAAGCGCTCGCCGCGTGATCGCGTGCCGTTGCTGGATGTCGCCCTGGGACTGGTCGCCGCGGCCAGCGCGGCCTACCTGTTCATCTTCTACCAGGACCTGGCGCAGCGCCCCGGCATCCTGACCACCGCCGACCTGGTGACCGCCTGTATCGGTATTCCGTTGCTGCTCGAAGCCACGCGGCGAGCACTCGGTCCGCCGTTGGCGATCATCGCCCTGATCTTTCTGCTCTACAGTCTGGCCGGGCCCTATATGCCGGGCCTGTTGTCGCACCGCGGAGTGAGTTTCACGGCCCTGGCCAATCACCAGTGGATCACCACCGAAGGGGTGTTCGGCATCGCCTTGGGCGTGTCCACCAGCTTCGTGTTCCTCTTCGTGCTGTTTGGCGCGTTGCTCGAGCGCGCCGGCGCAGGCCACTACTTTATCCAGTTGGCCTTCAGCCTGCTCGGGCATTATCGCGGCGGCCCGGCCAAAGCGGCGGTGGTGGCCTCGGGCATGACCGGACTGATCTCCGGCTCCTCGATTGCCAACGTAGTGACCACCGGCACCTTCACCATCCCGATGATGAAGCGCACCGGTTTCTCCGCGGAGAAGGCCGGCGCGGTGGAAGTGGCGTCCTCGGTCAATGGCCAGATCATGCCGCCGGTGATGGGCGCCGCGGCCTTCCTGATGGTCGAATACGTCGGCATCCCCTACGTCGATGTGGTCAAGCACGCCTTCCTGCCGGCGCTGATTTCCTATATCGCGCTGGTTTACATCGTCCACCTGGAGTCGCTCAAACTCGGCCTTACCGCCCTGCCGCGCAACAGTCCGGCGCACCCCTGGCTGCGCCGCCTGACCGGCCTGGCCTTCGGTACGGCGCTGATCAGTGGGATTTCCCTGGGCGTCTACTACGGCCTCGGCTGGCTCAAACCGGCCCTCGGCGAGGGCTTTAGCTGGGTCGTCGGCGTGCTGCTGGCGGCGCTCTATCTCGGCCTGCTGAAGATCGCCGCCAGTGTGCCGCCGCTGCCGGCGGAAGACCCCGACGCGCCGCTGGACAAGCTGCCCGAGACGCGCGCGGTACTGCTCAGCGGCCTGCACTTCCTGCTGCCGGTGGTGGTGCTGGTCTGGTGCCTGATGATCGAACAGCTGTCGCCCGGGCTGTCGGCCTTCTGGGGCAGCGTGATGCTGGTGTTCATCCTGCTCACCCAGCGCCCGCTGCTGAGCTGGCTGCGTACCGACGGCAGCCACGAGCACGGCAGCTTCATGGACGGTCTGGTCGACCTGCGCGAGGGCATGACCGCCGGGGCGCGCAACATGATCGGTATCGGCATTGCCACCGCCGCCGCCGGACTCATCGTCGGCGCGGTATCGCAGACCGGGGTCGGCCTGGTGCTGGCGGATGTGGTCGAGTTGTTGTCGATGGGTAACCTGCTGCTGATGCTGCTGCTCACCGCGCTGCTCAGCCTGATCCTCGGTATGGGCTTGCCGACCACCGCCAACTACATCGTGGTGTCCAGCCTGCTGGCGCCGGTGGTAGTCACCCTGGGGCAGCAGAATGGCCTGATCGTGCCGCTGATCGCGGTGCACCTGTTCGTCTTCTACTTCGGCATCATGGCCGACGTCACCCCGCCGGTGGGCCTGGCCTCGTTCGCCGCGGCGGCGGTGTCCAAGGGCGATCCGATCAAGACCGGGCTGATGGCCTTCTACTACAGCCTGCGCACCGCGGCGCTTCCGTTCCTGTTCATCTTCAACACCGACCTGCTGCTGATCGACGTGGACTTCTGGCACGGCGTGCTGATCTTCATCGTCGCCACCGTCGCCATGCTGATCTTCGCCGCCGGCACCCAGGGCTACTTTCTGGTCAAGAGCCGCTGGCACGAGAGCCTGCTGTTGCTGCTGATCGCCTTCACCCTGTTCCGCCCCGGCTTCTGGATGGACATGCTCCACGACCCTTACCGCGATATTCCACCGGCGCAGTTGGTGCAGGCGCTGGGCGAGGTCGAGGCTGGCAGCCAGTTGCGCCTGCGCATCAGGGGCGAGGACGCGGTGGGCGATCCCCGCGAGTTCGCCCTGCTGCTGCCGGTGCCAGATGGCGAGACCGGTGAGCAACGCATGGCGAAACTCGGCCTGCTGACCTTTGAAGAAGACGGCAAGCTGCTGATCGACAGCGTCACCTTTGGCAGCCTGGCGGCCGAAGCGGGCCTGGAATTCGACCAGCAGATCCTCGTCGTACGCGCCCCGACCGAGCGCTGGCTGAAGGAGCTGATGTGGCTGCCGGGCTTGCTGTTGTTTGCCCTGGTGGTCTGGCTGCAGCGGCGGCGACGGATGCCGAATGAGGTGTCGGTTGGGGCCTGATAGGGAAGGCGACTCAGTGTTCCTCGGTGCGTGTGCGGCTCGCCCTACTGCGCAACTTGTTGCGCAGTAAACTGTGGATAAGCCTGTGGGTACTTCCCTGCAGGCCTTGCTGCCAATGGTCTGCAGGCCAGTGAGCAACTTGTTGCGCAGCACTGCGCAATAAGTTGCTCAACTTTCAGTGACTTACCACGCATTATGACTATTAATGTATTTGTGGTCATGCCAACTGATTGGTTTGTATCGGTTTTATAAAATTGGCACGCAAATAGCTCTCTATTTGGCTCCCGGATCACTTTTGATCCCTGACCCAAGGCAAGGAAAGCACTCATGCCAACACCCGCGTATCTGTCCCTCGAAGGCACCAAGCAAGGCCTGATCACCGCCGGCACCTTCACCGAAGATTCGGTTGGTAACATCTTCCAGGAAGGGCATGAAGACCAGATTCTGGTTCAGGCCTTCAGCCACCAGGTAATCATCCCGCGCGATCCGCAGTCCGGTCAGCCGACTGGCCAGCGCGTGCACAAGCCGCTGATGATCACCAAGGTGTTCGACAAGTCCTCGCCGCTGATCTTCAACTCGCTGACCTCCGGCGAGCGCCTGAACAAGTGCCGCCTGGAGTGGTACCGCACGTCCTCCACCGGTACCCAGGAGCACTACTTCACCATCGAGCTGGAAGATGCCGTGATCGTCGACGTGCAGTCGCGCATGCCGAACTGCCAGGATCCGAACATGTCGCACTTCACCCACCTGGAAGACGTCTACTTCACCTACCGTAAAATCGTCTGGACCCACGAAGTCTCCGGCACTTCCGGCTCCGACGACTGGCGTACCCCGATCTCCGCCTAAGCATCGGCTGAGTTCGTGCATCACCGCAGCGGCCAGGCATAGTCCTGGCCGCTGCGTTTCGCAGCAGAGTCACTCGTAAAAAGACGAATGTGCACGTTCAGCGGGCCGCGTCTGAGTTAAAACAGCTGCGCGCCAAGCCGCTTCGACTCATGGAACGAAAGAAGAGGAACAACGAATGTTCGCCCCTGCCAACCAGACCCACTTCAGCCTGAGCATCGAAGGCCTCGCGCACGATCTGCAGGTGCTCGCATTCAGCGGCCGCGAGGCGATCAGCCAGCCCTTCGAATTCGAGTTGGAACTGGTCAGCGAACGTCCCGACCTCGACCTGGAAAGCCTGCTGCATCAAGCGGCCTTTCTGGCCTTGTCACCCGCCGGCAACGGCATCCACGGGCAGATCTATCGTGCCGCCCAGGGCGAGTCCGGCAAGCGCCTGAGCCGTTACCACCTGACCCTGCGTCCGCAGCTGGCCTACCTGGCGCACCGCACCAATCAACGCATCTTCCAGCACCTGACGGTGGCGCAGATCATCGGCCAAGTGCTCGAAGAACACGGCATCCAGGCCAACGCCTACCAATTCCAACTCGGCTCGATCTACCCCGAGCGCGAGTACTGCGTGCAGTACGACGAAAGCGACCTGCACTTCGTCCAGCGTTTGTGTGAGGAGGAGGGTATTCACTACCACTTCCAGCACAGCACCGACGGGCATGTGCTGGTGTTCGGCGACGACCAGACGCCGTTCCCCACGCTCGCCCCCACGGCTTATCAGCAAGACAGCGGCCTGGTCGCCGACGACCCGGTAATCAAACGCTTCGGCGTGCGCGTGGAAACCCGCAGCAGCCGGGTGACCCGTCGCGACTACGACTTCGAAAAACCGCGCCTACTGCTGGAGGCCGAGGCCAAGAGCGAGTTCGTCCCGGACCTCGAGGACTACGACTACCCTGGCCGTTTCGTCGAGCGCGAGCGCGGCAAACACCTCAGCCAGCGCGCCCTCGAACGCCACCGCCACGACTTCGAACTGGCCCAGGGCGAAAGCGACCAGCACCTGCTGGTCAGCGGCCACTTCCTCGCCGTCACCGACCACCCGCGGCCCAGCTGGAACGACCTCTGGCTGCTCAGTGAAATCCACCACCAAGGCAAACAGCCGCAAGTGTTGGAAGAGTCCATCACTAGCGCTCCCTCTCCCCTCCGGGGAGAGGGCTGGGGTGAGGGGGCAGGCGACACCGATTTCATCCAAGGCTACCGCAACCGCTTCAGCGCTACGCCCTGGACGGTGTCGTACCGGCCAAGCCTCGAACACCCCAAGCCACGCATCCTCGGCAGCCAGAGCGCGGTGGTCACCGGCCCCGCCGGCGAAGAAATCCACTGCGACCAATACGGCCGGATCAAGGTGCAGTTTTTCTGGGACCGCCACGGCCAGGCCGACGACAAGACCAGCTGCTGGCTGCGCGTATCCAGCAGCTGGGCCGGTGACCGCTACGGTGCCATCGCCATCCCGCGGGTGGGCATGGAAGTACTGATCACCTTCCTCGAAGGCGACCCCGACCAGCCGCTGGTCACCGGCTGCCTGTACCACAAGGAACACGTCGTCCCCTACGACCTGCCGGCGAACAAGACCCGCACGGTCTTCAAGACCCTGAGCAGCCCCGGTGGCGCCGGCTACAACGAGCTGCGCATCGAAGACAAGAAGGGCGAGGAGCAGATCTATATCCACGCCGAGCGCGACTGGGACGAGAACATCGAACACGACCAGAAGATCCGCATCGGCAACCAGCGCCACGACACGGTCGAGGCCAACAGCTACAGCGAATTCAAGGCTGAAGAACACCGCACCACCCACCTCGACCGCAAGAGCGAAATCAAAGCCTCCGACCACCTGACCGTCGGCAACAACCAGCACATCAAGATCGGCACCGGCCAATTTATCCACGCCGGCAACGAAATCCACCTGTCCAGCGGCCAGAAGGTCGTACTCGAAGCCGGCAGCGAACTGACCTTAAAAGCCGCCGGCAGCTTTATCAAGCTGGATGCCAGCGGCATCACCCTGGTCGGCCCGCTGATCAAATTCAACTCCGGCGGCGGCCCGGGCAGCGGCTCGGGGGCGGCGCCGGTGTTGCCGGGGATGGTCAAGCCGGCGGATGCGGATAAAGCCGGGGAATTGTTGATTCAGGCCCAGAAACAGGCGCTGCAACGTAAGCAACCGCTTTGCGTCATCTGCGAATCCGCCAAGCTGGAGGCCGCAGATGCCGACTAACGATCTGCGTCAACTGCCGTCAGCCTTGTCCTGGGACGCTCCCGCTTACCTGCTGTTGGACGGCATCAGCGTCGAGACACTGCCGCAACGGCTATATGAGTGGTATGAGTCACCTGACTTCGACGTCTTGTACCTGGATACCCCCTGGGCTGAATTGGGTGATGTGTCCCCTTGCTTGGTGCGCCTGAGCGGGCAACAGGACCCAGCACTGGCCGCTTTTCTGCGCAACAGCCACGACGAATGGGGCTACCTGTTATTCAGTCGCGCCAGCCGGGCTGAGGTGCTGAGCCACTTGCGCTGGCTGGTATGCGTGCGCCACCCGTTGGGTGAAGAGATGCTGCTACGCCTGGCCGATCCGGCGGTGATTCACGCCTTGTTTGAGCCCGCGATGCGGGCCGCAGATACCACGTTATTTGGGCCCATCGAGCATATTGTTGTCGCAGATAGCCTGCACAACTGCTGGTACCAGCACTCATGCCCAGGCGTGGCACCCACCAATGATCATGGGCGCGCCTACCCGCTCACTGACGAACAGGTGCAGCGTTTAGGTGAGGTCAGTTTTCGCAGCATGTTGATCCGCCTTGATGCCCATATGCGTGAGTATTTTCCCGAGTTCCAACAGCCGCTGGATCATGTACAGCGCTGGCAGCATTTAAAGGCATTGGCCGAGCGTGGCTATGCCCAGGGCTTCTATAGCGAACATGAGATCACCCTCTACGCCAATATTTTCGGCTTTTTGGGTGATGGTGCCCTGCAGGCTCATGCAGACATTGCTGAATTACTGACGCAAAAATCGTCACTAACGCCCTCACAGCGAATTGAACAGGCTGCGGACCTGGCTTACGCCCGTGCCCAGACAGTGGAAAGGATCTCCTCATGACCGGCGGCAACCCCAATCACACCGACAAAAGTAGAGACGACGTAAAAAGCCCGTTCGCCGCCTGCCCGCATATGAAAAACAAGGTGCAGCTGTTGCCCTTGCGCTATGGCCTGGTTGAGCGGCTCGATCCCTCAGCGGAGCTGAGCCTGCCTTACACACTCAAGTCGCGGCCATTGGGTATTCGTTGGCTCAGGGATGGCTGGCTGTATGTGGTAGTCGGAAAACAACCCAAGGCGATTTTGCATGAGTACCGCATTGATAAGGGGGTCATTACCCAGCTGCTGTGGAACAAGGCCGAGGTCACTGCCGACAAGCGGGAGGCAAGTGTCGGCAAAGCCCAACTGATTTTCTCCCGCAACGATCCGCTGCATGTGGCCTACTCCGAGGTGCAATGGACCGCCGCGAAATGCGCTCAGGTGCTAAAGAGCTCTAAAGAGCGTGATCACTTTATGCAAGCCGTAGACCTCGGCCGGGTCGACCCTATTAAGGGAGCTGCGGATCTACTGACCGGTGATCAGGCCGCTAAATGGCTTGCCGAGGTAGCCGAGAAGCCAGCCGCGCAGAACGCGAGCCAAGGAACGAAGCCTGAAGAAGTTCTGGACTATGCCTGGGAGCAGCCGCCGCTGTTTCAGCAGGCCCTGTCAGGCAGGCTAAAGAGGGGGCTGAATGCTGAGTGCAAGCAAGATTATCTCCACCTGATGGTTCGCGACGACATTGGGGTTTTGCGTGATCTTGCTACCCATCAAGACCTCGTTGCCGGTTGGATCACCGATTGGAGCAGTGCCGAAACCAACCAGAAGAAGTATGTGATCGGCTGCTATATCGAGTCCTTGTACAGCCTGAACGAACAGCTTGTGCTCAGCGCCTCCAAGCAGGACCCACGCTTCGCCAAGCTTGAAGACGAAACCGATCCGACCCAACGCCAGAGCATCGTCGACTACATCAACGTCAAGTACAAAACCCAGTGGAGCGGCCCCGGCACGCACAGTGGAGCCATCAAGGCTTCGCGTATGCGCATGCGCCAGAGTCTTGGAGCGCCGCTCTATGCCCGCTATGAAGACTTTATCGAAAGCCTCGATGAGAATGCCGAAGATGCTTTGGAAGGCGCAAAGCTGGGACAGAAAGGTATAGACGATCTGATTGATCGCCCCGGCATGGAGGCTTTTCTCAAGCAGCAGCGCACCCAGCTCAAACGCTGGAACCAGCGGCTTGATCTCATCACCGAAGATCGCATTGCCCTGCTCAAGGCTGAACGCTTCCACCGCGCGGCCTGGTACTTCGACCCCCACTCGAGCGAGCAGGTGGAGGCCGCACTCGCCACTGAGTACGCCTGCCTGAAAGATATATGCCGCACCGACAAAGCCACCGACGCGATGGCCGATCTGCTGGATAAGCGCCCGGAGCTGAGCTTGCCTGGGTTTTTCACCCTGAGTCACAGCGATCAGATCGATATGCAGGCCAAGCTCTCCAGCTTGATCAAGGGCATGCGTGGTGTGGCCATGGCCAGCAATGACTACAGTGGGGCGCAGGAGCTTAGCCTCCAGTTCAAGGGCTTGGTCCAGCAACAGTTGCCGAGTGTTTTCCATCTCAGCGAGGAGGCCATTACCCTTGATCAGGTGCGCAACACCGCCTACGAGCCCGCCAAACAACTGCGTCTGGCCACCGCTATGGACAGTGCCATGCACGGGCTACGCAACGCGACTCCGCTGGACCCCGGCAAGGTGCTGCGCGCCCTGCCGGGGGCGGCGTGGCTGGACGTGCTGCGGGCCTTTGGCAAAGGCGGCATCACCCTGGAGTTCGCTTCCGCCAGCCAGATTCAGGCATTTGAAGCAGATACCCGCCAGTTGGCAGAGCTGCGTGGCACGCTCACCGCGCTGAAACATCAAATCAGGCAGACTCTCGCCTTCGAGCGCCGGGGTCGGCTGCCCCGAGGCAGCCACCGCAGCCTGCTGGCTGAACGCAAGAAGCTGCAATCAAGCCTGATTCCGCTGGAGAGCCGAGTTGCCTCCGCCATCAACCCTGTTGGCGAAGGCCCGAGCAAAGCCGGGGCCAAGATCAAAGGCCTCAACAGCACCCAGGTCGCCGAGTTTCAGCGCATGGCCGAGGACTTTCGCCTTAAACGGCCATTCAAGGGCTTGAGTGGCGCGGTATTCCGCTCGGCCGGAGCGGATATATTTGCCTCGGCCGTGGCGGTTTGGCAGATACGCAATTTTGTGGTGGTTTTTACAGAGTTCCAACGGAAAGCGGATAAAAGCTGGGTAGACCGAGGCATGCTCGCTAATGCTATTTTCTCAATGGCTAGCGGTGTATTTGCTGCCGCTCAGGGCATTGCTGTAACCAGTCTTTCAGTCGCCATCAATAACTACACCAGTGTCGCTGGAAAAATCAATATGGCCGCACGCCTAGGTAAGCTCACCGCCAACTTTGGTCTACCAGCCTATCTATCCAGCGTGATCGCCACATCCATTAGCTTGAAAGACAATATCGGCAAGTTTAACGAGGGCCTGCGCCGGGGTGATGCGGGCATGCTGGCCGGTGCCGGGATGGCAAGCGTAGGCGATGCCGGGCAAATCGGCCTGAACAGTTGGGCCTCCTACAGATCGGCCGGCATTGTAATTGGCGTGTTAAAGGATACCCAGCAAGCCCGCGCGACAGCCTGGGCTGTCGCCGGTGGCCGTCTGGTCAGCATCGCTGCACGAGCCAACCTGATTGGCCTGGCCTGGCCTTGACCGGCCTGCAACTGGGCGGGGAGTGGATTTACAACCGCAATAACCTGAGCAAACTCGACGACTGGCTGCAACAAGGCCCCTGGGGCCTGCGCGATGCCCAGCGGCCATTGGCGGCCGAACACCTGCGCCTGGCCACGATCACCGCTGCGCCAAGCGCGGGGTTGCAGCCTGGCAAGGCAGCCAGCCTGTTTATCCTACAGGTGCCCGGCGTAATTACTGCCGAGCTGGATGATAGCGGCATAAGCCTGGCCGCCTACTGGCTCAGCAACCTCCAGCGTAACGATTGGGAGCCCTGGAGCGAGCCACTGCTCTACCAGTTCAAATTACTCAGTAAACTGCACGAGCCGCTGCTACTGGGGCTGGAGATTTACCCTCAGGAGGCCAACGCCCAGCACGGCCTGGCCATCGAGTTGCGCTACCCACCGTTGGCAGGCAGCGACAGCGTGCAGACCAAGCGCTTTGAAAGCCTGACCCTGAATGCCCAGCAAGGCAAACCCATGGCCGAAGTCACACTGCTGCGCGTACGCACCGCTAATGCCCCCAGCCTGTCGCTTACGCTGGATACTCTCGACCTACCTGCCACAAGCTAAAGGACCCAGCAACCCCCATGGCCAAAGCCCCCGCAGACCCCGACTTCGACCTGAAAAGCCAGCGCCCCAGCGCCGGTGAAGTCCGGCGCTTCGCCACCGGCGAAGCCCTGTTTCTTGCCCCCTTGCCGCTGCCCACCGGACACGCACCGATGGACCTAGGCGGCAGCTTTCTCGAAGTTAACGACACCTACCTCGATGTGGGGCAAAGCAACTTCAATAAAGCCTTTCAGGCGCAGCTGATGATTTGGGGGGTAATGTTTATCCTGATTGTGTGCTTGATAGTTCTTCCATTAGTTGAAATGTCCATGTTTTTTGGTGACCCTCACGAGCGTTCATTTATGACTCATTTCATGAGCATGCTTGAGGGCCTCCGTTTTTACTCGCTCATAGCACTATTAGGTGGTGGATTTTTCTCTGTTTTAGGTGCCACCGCAGTTATCCGCACCACCCTGCAAAAAGCCCGCGCCCGGCCCATGCGTTTTAACCGCCAGCGCCGCGAGGTCTGCTATTTTCCGAGCGGTTCGGACGAGCCGATCATTCAGCCGTGGGAGGAGCTGGTGGCCTGGGTCTCGATCAGCACCGGCACCACCGGCGAGGGCATCATAAGTACCTATACCCTGGGTATGGCCCTCGACAACCCGAAAACCGACAAGACCCACTTCCTCAACCAAGGTGTACTGACCCCGGCCCACGGCCTGTCCAAGTGGGAAGCCATCCGGGTGTATATGGAAAAAGGCCCGGCCTTTTGCCCCGGCAAAGCCCCCCACGAGGGTCGCCACACCTTTGATGAAGAACGTGAATCCATGCGCGAAGCCTACCGTGAAGGCGACTGCTCGGCGATCGGCGTGGCCTGGTGGTACCTGCGCAATATCGTCACCTGGTGGCGCTTCCCCTACTGGGTCGCCGAGTGGGACCACCGCTACAGCATGAAGGTCATGCCCGCCAGCATCGAGCAATGGTCGCAGCCCGTGCCGCCCGCACAATGGGCCAAGCCCAGTAGCGCGCTGCTGGTGCAAACGGTCCAGATCGAAAAGGCCTTCGCCAAAGGTCAGAGTTTTATGGATTACTTCAATAGCACGCTAGGCGAACCGGCGAGCATGCAGGGCGAGCGCAGTTAAAGGACCCAGCAGTCCCAATGGCCAAAGCCCCTCGCAGAACCCGACTTCGACCTGAAAAACCAGCGCCCCAGCGCCGGTGACGTCCGGCGTTTCGCCACCGGCGAAGCCCTGTTTTTTGCCCCTTTACCGCTGCCACCGGGCGCGCTCCGATGGACCTAGGCGGCAGTTTTCTGGATCACCCAAAGGGACTTTGCCAAAGTATGAATGCCCCCGTAGCCCCGCCGAAGTCCTATGCCGACTCGGCCTACCGCAGCAACGCCATTCCAGCTCAACCTCCACATAAGTGGTCGCAGGATGCCAATCGAGCTGGCCCAACCCGCACCCAATTGCGCTGGGGGCATTACGCCAATCTGGATACTTGGCAGGATGTAGATGCGCAACTACAGCCGGCAGCGCGCAATAGTTTGGATGAGAAAAAAGAAGATGATCTTTATATCAATCAAAAGCGCTGGAACTTCGATAACACCAGCAAATGGATGATTTTATTTTCGTATCTTAAGTGGTCATCTATTTTCTTTATACCTTGGTTTTTTTGGATGCCCAAGAGCCCTGGTACTTACCAGATGACGCGCAATGCGCCATATTTCACGCAGTGGGACAACAACGGCTTCGCTTTTGGAGAGTATGGCCTGACCTCTACTTCTGGCGAGTGCTAAAAATGGGAGGATTACCCGCAAGGCTCAGTCGCGGGCCGGCTCCAACACCGCCAGCAGAGTGGCCAAGCTCGCGTCCAGCGCCGCCAGCTCGGCGGCGCTCAGCGGTGCGAGGATGCGCCGCTCATTCTCCAGATGCGCCTCCACGGCACGGTCAACCAATTCCAGTCCACTCGGGGTCAAGCGCACCAGCAGGCTGCGCGCATCCTCGCGGTTGGCTTCGCGCTCGATCCAGCCGCTGGCCTCCAGGCGTTTCAGCCGATGGGTCATGGTGCCCGAGGTGATCATCAGGGTGGAGAACAAGGCTGTCGGGGCCAGGCAATAAGGCTTCCCGGAGCGCCTGAGCGTGGCCAGCACATCGAACTCCCAGGTGCTCATGCCGAAGGTTGCGAACGTCTCGTCCAGCAGTCGGCCGAGGAGGACGGAGCAGCGTTTGACCCGGCCGATGGCAGCCATCGGGCCTAGGTCCAGATCCGGCCGCTCCCGGCGCCATTGCCCGAGGATGGCGTCTACCGCATCCGGCTGTCGATCTGCACTCATCAGGAAGTCTCACTTGTCTTGAT encodes:
- a CDS encoding toxin VasX, encoding MTGGNPNHTDKSRDDVKSPFAACPHMKNKVQLLPLRYGLVERLDPSAELSLPYTLKSRPLGIRWLRDGWLYVVVGKQPKAILHEYRIDKGVITQLLWNKAEVTADKREASVGKAQLIFSRNDPLHVAYSEVQWTAAKCAQVLKSSKERDHFMQAVDLGRVDPIKGAADLLTGDQAAKWLAEVAEKPAAQNASQGTKPEEVLDYAWEQPPLFQQALSGRLKRGLNAECKQDYLHLMVRDDIGVLRDLATHQDLVAGWITDWSSAETNQKKYVIGCYIESLYSLNEQLVLSASKQDPRFAKLEDETDPTQRQSIVDYINVKYKTQWSGPGTHSGAIKASRMRMRQSLGAPLYARYEDFIESLDENAEDALEGAKLGQKGIDDLIDRPGMEAFLKQQRTQLKRWNQRLDLITEDRIALLKAERFHRAAWYFDPHSSEQVEAALATEYACLKDICRTDKATDAMADLLDKRPELSLPGFFTLSHSDQIDMQAKLSSLIKGMRGVAMASNDYSGAQELSLQFKGLVQQQLPSVFHLSEEAITLDQVRNTAYEPAKQLRLATAMDSAMHGLRNATPLDPGKVLRALPGAAWLDVLRAFGKGGITLEFASASQIQAFEADTRQLAELRGTLTALKHQIRQTLAFERRGRLPRGSHRSLLAERKKLQSSLIPLESRVASAINPVGEGPSKAGAKIKGLNSTQVAEFQRMAEDFRLKRPFKGLSGAVFRSAGADIFASAVAVWQIRNFVVVFTEFQRKADKSWVDRGMLANAIFSMASGVFAAAQGIAVTSLSVAINNYTSVAGKINMAARLGKLTANFGLPAYLSSVIATSISLKDNIGKFNEGLRRGDAGMLAGAGMASVGDAGQIGLNSWASYRSAGIVIGVLKDTQQARATAWAVAGGRLVSIAARANLIGLAWP
- a CDS encoding DUF6708 domain-containing protein, with amino-acid sequence MAKAPADPDFDLKSQRPSAGEVRRFATGEALFLAPLPLPTGHAPMDLGGSFLEVNDTYLDVGQSNFNKAFQAQLMIWGVMFILIVCLIVLPLVEMSMFFGDPHERSFMTHFMSMLEGLRFYSLIALLGGGFFSVLGATAVIRTTLQKARARPMRFNRQRREVCYFPSGSDEPIIQPWEELVAWVSISTGTTGEGIISTYTLGMALDNPKTDKTHFLNQGVLTPAHGLSKWEAIRVYMEKGPAFCPGKAPHEGRHTFDEERESMREAYREGDCSAIGVAWWYLRNIVTWWRFPYWVAEWDHRYSMKVMPASIEQWSQPVPPAQWAKPSSALLVQTVQIEKAFAKGQSFMDYFNSTLGEPASMQGERS
- a CDS encoding MarR family winged helix-turn-helix transcriptional regulator, with the protein product MSADRQPDAVDAILGQWRRERPDLDLGPMAAIGRVKRCSVLLGRLLDETFATFGMSTWEFDVLATLRRSGKPYCLAPTALFSTLMITSGTMTHRLKRLEASGWIEREANREDARSLLVRLTPSGLELVDRAVEAHLENERRILAPLSAAELAALDASLATLLAVLEPARD